A section of the Streptomyces sp. SCL15-4 genome encodes:
- a CDS encoding ANTAR domain-containing response regulator — MTTAARAPRDGRAAPLTVGVRAEGGRVRLQARGELVHGCADALAEALAALPPGVCRVDLDAAEVVFLDTAGLTALRTLSEYGRRHRVPVGATGWHGQPRRVLELMGLDPVDPLSGGLPAGRSDAAASAVARERAEQLDVLRLEIAQLRHAIDSRPVIDQARGVLMAAHACTPEQAWDILREASQRTNTKLRQVAAAVTASAAPDGTPPPEPLGSALAAAVRRVSTAARAPRESCDRSPARAGRAAG; from the coding sequence ATGACCACAGCGGCACGCGCACCGCGGGACGGGCGAGCGGCACCCCTGACCGTCGGCGTCCGGGCGGAAGGCGGCCGGGTCCGCCTCCAGGCCCGCGGCGAGCTGGTGCACGGCTGCGCCGACGCCCTCGCCGAGGCTCTGGCCGCGCTGCCGCCGGGCGTCTGCCGGGTCGACCTGGACGCCGCCGAGGTGGTCTTCCTGGACACCGCGGGGCTCACGGCCCTGCGCACGCTGAGCGAGTACGGCCGCCGGCACCGCGTGCCGGTCGGTGCCACCGGCTGGCACGGGCAGCCGCGCCGGGTACTGGAGCTGATGGGCCTGGACCCCGTGGACCCGCTCAGCGGCGGTCTGCCCGCCGGCCGCTCCGACGCCGCGGCCTCGGCGGTGGCCCGGGAGCGCGCCGAGCAACTGGACGTGCTGCGCCTGGAGATAGCGCAGCTGCGCCACGCGATCGACTCGCGTCCGGTCATCGACCAGGCCCGGGGCGTGCTGATGGCGGCCCACGCCTGCACTCCGGAGCAGGCCTGGGACATCCTGCGGGAGGCGTCCCAGCGGACCAACACCAAGCTGCGGCAGGTCGCGGCGGCGGTCACGGCGAGCGCGGCACCGGACGGCACGCCGCCGCCGGAGCCGCTGGGGTCCGCGCTGGCCGCCGCGGTCCGCCGGGTCAGTACGGCAGCACGCGCCCCGAGGGAGTCCTGCGATCGATCTCCTGCCCGCGCGGGGCGGGCCGCCGGCTGA
- a CDS encoding anti-sigma factor RsbA family regulatory protein — protein MTTLSEPVEPFVHPALFYGDPHEYLAGTVSFVREGLAAGEPVAVAVPAENLRLIQDALGGDGAGVRFLDMREAGRNPGRIIPGVLRAFADRQPPGRRVRIIGEPIWAGRSADEYPACAQHEALINAAFRGREITILCPYDTSRLDERTLADARATHPVVIPGGSADGLASPAYDPDGVVARYNLPLPPAPGAGPGVLAAAFTEDSLSAVRHLATGHGARLGLAGTALENLALITAELTTNSVVHGGGTGTLTVWAQDGHVLCEVRDKGRLDDPLAGRRPAARDQRGGRGLLLVNLLSDLVRVHTGPEGTTIRCYLGR, from the coding sequence GTGACCACGCTGAGCGAGCCCGTGGAGCCGTTCGTGCACCCCGCGCTGTTCTACGGCGACCCGCACGAGTACCTGGCCGGCACCGTCTCCTTCGTCCGCGAGGGCCTCGCGGCGGGCGAGCCGGTCGCGGTGGCCGTACCGGCGGAGAACCTGCGGCTGATCCAGGACGCGCTGGGCGGCGACGGCGCCGGCGTACGGTTCCTGGACATGCGCGAGGCCGGCCGCAACCCCGGCCGGATCATCCCCGGCGTGCTGCGCGCCTTCGCCGACCGGCAGCCGCCCGGCCGGCGGGTCCGGATCATCGGCGAGCCGATCTGGGCGGGCCGCAGCGCCGACGAGTACCCGGCCTGCGCGCAGCACGAGGCGCTGATCAACGCGGCGTTCCGGGGCCGCGAGATCACCATCCTGTGCCCGTACGACACCTCCCGGCTGGACGAGAGGACGCTCGCCGACGCCCGGGCCACCCACCCGGTCGTCATCCCGGGCGGCTCGGCCGACGGGCTGGCGAGCCCGGCGTACGACCCCGACGGCGTCGTGGCCCGCTACAACCTGCCGCTGCCGCCCGCCCCCGGCGCCGGACCCGGGGTGCTCGCCGCCGCCTTCACCGAGGACTCCCTCTCCGCCGTCCGGCACCTGGCCACCGGCCACGGCGCCCGGCTGGGCCTGGCCGGGACGGCGCTGGAGAACCTGGCGCTGATCACCGCCGAGCTGACCACGAACAGCGTGGTGCACGGCGGCGGCACGGGCACGCTGACGGTGTGGGCGCAGGACGGGCACGTGCTGTGCGAGGTCCGCGACAAGGGCCGCCTCGACGACCCGCTGGCCGGCCGCCGCCCGGCCGCCCGCGACCAGCGCGGCGGACGCGGACTGCTGCTGGTCAACCTGCTGTCCGACCTGGTACGCGTCCACACCGGACCGGAGGGCACCACCATCCGCTGCTACCTGGGCCGCTGA
- a CDS encoding BTAD domain-containing putative transcriptional regulator, translating into MPDLRITGTVTDRPLHPRPALPFHIQVRTFRERTGLTQREFAELSGISVRALRDIESGRVEQPQARTLRRLAGVLGLEVDEIRHSVSRSRKPEGRGESGLRIGILGALTIDRGGTVTEVRACKLRRLLSLLALCHPESASLDEIGRTLWPKEPPRSYQNLIHTYVSQARGLLRSPGSGPADQAPSCLVRTPVGYALSLGRDQVDLTRFQDLADMARRSHADGDHTAAYEFASRAHRCWRGPVLTEEPQLALHPAATAATRQRTENLLLYADLALRFRQPELVVPALYTAAEDEPLNERLQARLMLALACCGEQSEALRVFADVGRRLDAELGLQPGRELRQAHVQVLQQQLTGHAGEVPARRAAPAPRETAPPAPSEPPEVRPSQLPGLNRHFVGRTGQLRELDRLLLAPGERDGQVPAALITGPPGVGKTAIALRWAHRVLDRFPDGRLYADLHGHARQRPPGALEAMSSFLRALGVPGDRIPGTLGEATNLYRTRLSGRRVLVVLDDAWDADQIRPLIPGDAGCAVLVTSRNALPDLTAREGVQRVAVDGLDDEETLTLLGRLLGPERVEREPLAAMALGKYCGGLPLVLRILSTRLAQHPGLGIARYYAELQAGGLVRQPSDAQDSLLCSVHAAFEPSYAALPGPARRVFRLLGETTGADITAYTMAELAGLTPGEARWALCRLADASMVREHALGRFDVPAPLLRYARTLPGREEAEPVRTA; encoded by the coding sequence ATGCCGGACCTTCGTATCACCGGAACTGTCACAGACCGTCCGCTCCACCCGAGGCCGGCGCTTCCCTTCCACATCCAGGTCCGGACGTTCCGGGAGCGGACCGGCCTGACCCAGCGGGAGTTCGCCGAGTTGTCCGGGATCAGTGTGCGGGCCCTGCGCGACATCGAGAGCGGCCGGGTGGAACAGCCGCAGGCCCGCACGCTGCGGCGGCTGGCCGGCGTCCTCGGCCTCGAGGTCGACGAGATCCGGCATTCCGTGTCACGGAGCCGGAAACCCGAGGGCCGGGGCGAATCGGGCCTGCGTATCGGCATTCTCGGCGCCCTCACCATCGATCGCGGCGGCACCGTGACCGAAGTGCGCGCCTGCAAACTGCGCAGGTTATTGTCCCTGCTGGCACTGTGCCATCCCGAGTCCGCCAGCCTGGACGAAATAGGCCGTACGCTCTGGCCGAAGGAACCGCCCCGCTCCTACCAGAACCTGATCCACACCTATGTGAGCCAGGCGCGCGGACTGCTGCGCTCCCCCGGTTCCGGCCCCGCGGACCAGGCCCCGTCGTGCCTGGTCCGCACCCCCGTCGGCTACGCGCTGTCCCTCGGACGCGACCAGGTCGACCTGACCCGTTTCCAGGACCTGGCGGACATGGCGCGGCGGTCCCACGCCGACGGCGACCATACGGCCGCCTACGAGTTCGCGAGCCGGGCGCACCGCTGCTGGCGCGGCCCGGTCCTGACCGAGGAACCCCAGCTGGCCCTGCATCCGGCGGCCACGGCCGCGACCCGGCAGCGGACCGAGAACCTGCTGCTGTACGCGGACCTCGCGCTGCGGTTCCGGCAGCCGGAACTGGTGGTGCCCGCGCTGTACACCGCCGCCGAGGACGAGCCGCTGAACGAACGGCTCCAGGCGCGGCTGATGCTGGCGCTGGCCTGCTGCGGCGAGCAGTCGGAGGCGTTGCGGGTGTTCGCCGACGTCGGCCGGCGCCTCGACGCCGAACTGGGCCTGCAACCCGGCCGGGAGCTGCGCCAGGCCCATGTGCAGGTCCTGCAACAGCAGTTGACCGGGCACGCCGGCGAAGTGCCGGCCCGGCGGGCGGCGCCGGCCCCGCGGGAGACCGCGCCGCCGGCCCCGTCCGAACCGCCCGAGGTCCGGCCGTCCCAACTTCCCGGGCTGAATCGTCACTTCGTCGGGCGGACCGGCCAGCTCCGGGAGCTGGACCGGCTGCTGCTCGCCCCGGGCGAGCGGGACGGGCAGGTCCCGGCGGCGCTGATCACCGGGCCGCCCGGTGTGGGCAAGACGGCGATCGCGCTGCGCTGGGCGCACCGGGTGCTCGACCGCTTCCCGGACGGCCGGCTCTACGCCGACCTGCACGGCCACGCCCGGCAGCGCCCGCCGGGCGCCCTGGAGGCGATGTCCTCGTTCCTGCGCGCCCTCGGCGTCCCCGGCGACCGGATCCCCGGCACCCTCGGCGAGGCGACGAACCTCTACCGCACCCGGCTGTCCGGCCGGCGCGTCCTGGTCGTGCTCGACGACGCGTGGGACGCGGACCAGATCCGGCCCCTGATCCCCGGCGACGCCGGCTGCGCCGTGCTCGTCACCAGCCGCAACGCCCTGCCCGACCTGACGGCCCGGGAGGGCGTCCAGCGGGTCGCCGTCGACGGGCTGGACGACGAGGAGACGCTGACGCTGCTCGGCCGGCTGCTGGGGCCCGAACGCGTCGAGCGGGAACCCCTGGCCGCCATGGCCCTGGGCAAGTACTGCGGCGGTCTGCCGCTGGTGCTGCGCATCCTGTCGACGCGGCTGGCGCAGCATCCCGGTCTCGGCATCGCCCGGTACTACGCCGAGTTGCAGGCCGGCGGGCTGGTCCGGCAGCCCTCCGACGCGCAGGACAGCCTGCTGTGCTCGGTCCACGCGGCCTTCGAGCCGTCCTACGCGGCGCTGCCCGGGCCGGCCCGCCGGGTGTTCCGGCTGCTCGGCGAAACCACAGGCGCCGACATCACCGCGTACACCATGGCGGAGCTGGCCGGCCTGACACCGGGCGAGGCCCGGTGGGCCCTGTGCCGCCTGGCCGACGCGAGCATGGTGCGCGAGCACGCGCTCGGCCGGTTCGACGTGCCCGCCCCGCTGCTCCGGTACGCCAGGACGCTGCCCGGCCGGGAGGAGGCGGAGCCGGTCCGGACGGCCTGA
- a CDS encoding ATP-grasp domain-containing protein: protein MAGTDPRTGPGGGPCVVVDPYSSGALFADALRERGVPVAAVVSSPRPPEAFASSYRPGDFPDVIVHDGDLDEVVQRVRALDPRCVIAGCESGVELAERLSPRVLPALSNVPALAEARRDKSRMADAVRAAGLPVIPQLCTADVEEAAAWLEREGLAGADLVIKPPKSASTDGVTKVPGGADWRAVFERQIGRVNQFGEVDDRLVVQKFVTGTEYVVDTFSHDGKHSLVDVCAYGKVDNGPHMAVYDTMRWLPPDDPAVAVLTEYVFGVLDAVGVRFGSAHVEVMGTADGPLLIELGARPHGGGQPRFNRNATGDSQIDRTVRWLTGGELPQSYELLTHQMCVFHMARRSGTVRGTAVLDEIRTLPSHHFSVRNLSDGDRVPVTKDLVDSLDFGFVILAHPDAEQIERDYRAVRALERRLAITEP from the coding sequence ATGGCGGGCACTGACCCGCGCACCGGACCGGGCGGCGGCCCCTGCGTCGTCGTCGACCCCTACTCCTCCGGTGCCCTCTTCGCCGACGCGCTGCGCGAGCGGGGCGTCCCGGTCGCGGCGGTGGTCAGCAGCCCCCGCCCGCCCGAGGCGTTCGCCTCCTCCTACCGGCCCGGCGACTTCCCCGACGTCATCGTCCACGACGGCGACCTGGACGAGGTCGTGCAGCGGGTGCGGGCGCTGGACCCGCGCTGTGTCATCGCAGGCTGCGAGTCCGGCGTGGAACTGGCCGAACGGCTCTCTCCCCGGGTGCTGCCCGCGCTGAGCAACGTACCGGCCCTGGCCGAAGCCCGCCGGGACAAGAGCCGGATGGCCGACGCCGTACGGGCCGCCGGGCTGCCGGTCATCCCGCAGCTGTGCACCGCCGACGTCGAGGAGGCGGCCGCCTGGCTGGAGCGCGAGGGCCTGGCCGGGGCCGACCTCGTGATCAAGCCGCCCAAGAGCGCCAGCACCGACGGCGTGACCAAGGTGCCGGGCGGCGCGGACTGGCGGGCCGTGTTCGAGCGGCAGATCGGCCGGGTCAACCAGTTCGGCGAGGTCGACGACCGGCTCGTCGTGCAGAAGTTCGTCACCGGCACCGAGTACGTGGTGGACACCTTCAGCCACGACGGCAAGCACTCCCTGGTGGACGTGTGCGCCTACGGCAAGGTCGACAACGGCCCGCACATGGCCGTCTACGACACCATGCGCTGGCTGCCGCCGGACGACCCGGCCGTGGCCGTCCTGACGGAGTACGTCTTCGGCGTGCTGGACGCGGTGGGCGTCCGCTTCGGCTCCGCCCATGTCGAGGTGATGGGCACCGCCGACGGCCCGCTGCTCATCGAGCTGGGCGCCCGTCCGCACGGCGGCGGCCAGCCGCGGTTCAACCGCAACGCCACCGGCGACAGCCAGATCGACCGGACGGTGCGCTGGCTCACCGGCGGCGAACTGCCGCAGAGCTACGAACTGCTGACCCACCAGATGTGCGTCTTCCACATGGCCCGCCGCTCCGGGACGGTGCGCGGCACCGCAGTCCTGGACGAGATCCGGACCCTGCCGAGCCACCACTTCTCGGTGCGGAACCTGTCCGACGGCGACCGGGTCCCCGTCACCAAGGACCTGGTCGACAGCCTCGACTTCGGGTTCGTGATCCTCGCCCACCCGGACGCGGAGCAGATCGAGCGGGACTACCGGGCCGTGCGCGCCCTGGAGCGGCGGCTGGCCATCACGGAGCCGTGA
- a CDS encoding anti-anti-sigma factor, whose amino-acid sequence MSAAEPARLPPAAAVPEQAVPRLDVYPLTGRSGFRAVGEVILPTRGIWQRALERVAREAEDVGGEDVYYLELSAVTFVDVAGAGALADTARCLDGRRRLVLHRPPDTLPRMLGLLWPGLPGIEVSAS is encoded by the coding sequence ATGAGCGCGGCCGAGCCGGCCCGACTGCCGCCGGCCGCCGCCGTGCCCGAACAGGCGGTGCCGCGGCTCGATGTGTACCCGCTGACCGGGCGGAGCGGATTCCGGGCGGTGGGCGAGGTGATCCTGCCCACGCGTGGCATATGGCAGCGCGCGCTGGAGCGGGTCGCGCGCGAGGCCGAGGACGTCGGGGGCGAGGACGTGTATTACTTGGAGCTGTCCGCGGTGACTTTCGTCGATGTGGCGGGCGCCGGCGCGCTGGCGGACACCGCCCGTTGCCTGGACGGGCGGCGCCGGCTGGTGCTGCACCGGCCGCCGGACACGCTGCCGCGGATGCTCGGGCTGCTGTGGCCCGGCCTGCCCGGGATCGAGGTGTCGGCGTCGTGA
- a CDS encoding alpha/beta hydrolase, with protein sequence MAYAEGIEKFVETVNGALPPDFYTYPVERQRVLYDALTEVLPIPVPEGVRHRDATVEHEGRTARIRVYEPAERTGDAVLFYIRGGGFVIGSLHSHHSLVAELADRTGLVTIALDFGMAPENPFPGPLEDCYAGLCGTLAALPALGLGALDPDGAVICGESSGANMAVVLSMMARDRGGPRPRGQAVISPVLDFTRWRDGGEDAPLLSGGEMEFYTACYCPKPEQAADPYVSPLLGGAFHDLPPAYVVGCAMDSLCVDAEKYTALLKEHGTPVTYVREEGMVHAPVRARRVSEPAADFFARYCAAVAALARKETVDGGH encoded by the coding sequence ATGGCCTACGCAGAAGGCATAGAGAAGTTCGTGGAGACGGTCAACGGCGCGCTGCCGCCGGACTTCTACACCTACCCCGTCGAACGGCAGCGGGTCCTGTACGACGCGCTGACCGAGGTCCTCCCCATCCCCGTGCCCGAGGGCGTCCGGCACCGGGACGCCACCGTGGAGCACGAGGGCCGCACGGCCCGCATCCGCGTCTACGAACCGGCCGAACGCACCGGCGACGCCGTGCTGTTCTACATCCGCGGCGGCGGCTTCGTCATCGGCTCGCTGCACAGCCACCACAGCCTGGTCGCCGAACTCGCCGACCGCACCGGCCTGGTGACGATCGCGCTGGACTTCGGCATGGCCCCGGAGAACCCGTTCCCCGGCCCGCTGGAGGACTGCTACGCCGGACTGTGCGGCACCCTCGCCGCCCTGCCCGCGCTGGGCCTCGGCGCCCTCGACCCGGACGGCGCGGTGATCTGCGGGGAGAGTTCGGGCGCCAACATGGCGGTGGTGCTGTCGATGATGGCGCGCGACCGCGGCGGCCCCCGCCCGCGCGGCCAGGCGGTGATCAGCCCGGTGCTGGACTTCACCCGCTGGCGCGACGGCGGCGAGGACGCGCCCCTGCTGTCCGGCGGCGAGATGGAGTTCTACACCGCCTGCTACTGCCCGAAACCGGAACAGGCCGCGGACCCTTACGTCTCGCCACTGCTCGGCGGGGCCTTCCACGACCTGCCGCCGGCCTACGTCGTCGGCTGCGCGATGGACTCCCTGTGCGTGGACGCGGAGAAGTACACCGCCCTGCTCAAGGAGCACGGCACGCCGGTCACGTATGTGCGCGAGGAGGGCATGGTGCACGCCCCGGTGCGCGCCCGGCGGGTCAGCGAGCCCGCGGCGGACTTCTTCGCCCGCTACTGCGCCGCCGTCGCGGCGCTGGCCCGGAAGGAAACCGTCGATGGCGGGCACTGA
- a CDS encoding MFS transporter yields the protein MTTGQTSAGPGKAGRPSVLEALRGIPGPIWLVLVGMLVNRLGNFLQIYLVLYLTAKGFSATEAGFALGAYGVGSVAGVLIGGSASDRIGYAWTIVGSMALAGLGTLSLPHLDSLPLVITVAAVIGLLAQMYRPASSALLVERTPESHHVMVFAVYRMAFNLGTTVGPLLGALLISHSYDLIFYLEAGAQLGFAAFALVLARSGGMAKQAEPHADAPSRSYTAVLRDTRYVLFLLALFLNAVVYIQHTSALPLQIKADGHSVAFYSSLLSLNAVMVICLELLFTKYVQHLPGKVAVALGVGLVGVGMNLYVAGPAMAMYVVATVVWTAGEMIGTPTASAWPGKVAPEHLRGRYIAAAAFPMQIGYAVGPVLGVAAWQLSHASVWWLSGLLTVGAVAAALAGMSERRADPGTGTAPAGEKPAGRGGPVAADTP from the coding sequence ATGACGACCGGACAGACGTCCGCCGGGCCGGGGAAGGCGGGCCGGCCGTCGGTCCTGGAGGCCCTGCGGGGGATCCCGGGCCCCATCTGGCTCGTGCTCGTCGGCATGCTGGTCAACCGGCTCGGCAACTTCCTCCAGATCTACCTGGTGCTCTACCTGACCGCCAAGGGCTTCTCCGCGACGGAGGCCGGGTTCGCGCTCGGCGCCTACGGCGTGGGCTCGGTGGCCGGTGTGCTGATCGGCGGCTCGGCCTCCGACCGCATCGGCTACGCGTGGACGATCGTCGGGTCCATGGCGCTCGCCGGCCTGGGCACGCTGAGCCTGCCCCACCTGGACAGCCTGCCCCTGGTCATCACGGTCGCCGCGGTCATCGGCCTGCTGGCGCAGATGTACCGGCCGGCCTCCTCGGCCCTGCTGGTGGAACGCACCCCCGAGAGCCACCACGTGATGGTGTTCGCCGTCTACCGCATGGCGTTCAACCTCGGCACCACGGTGGGCCCGCTGCTCGGCGCGCTCCTCATCAGCCACTCGTACGATCTGATCTTCTATCTGGAGGCCGGGGCGCAGCTCGGCTTCGCCGCCTTCGCCCTGGTCCTGGCGCGCTCCGGAGGCATGGCGAAGCAGGCCGAGCCGCACGCCGACGCCCCGAGCCGGTCGTACACCGCCGTGCTGCGCGACACCCGGTACGTGCTGTTCCTGCTGGCGCTCTTCCTCAACGCCGTCGTCTACATCCAGCACACCTCCGCGCTGCCGCTCCAGATCAAGGCCGACGGACACAGCGTGGCCTTCTACTCCAGCCTGCTGTCGCTGAACGCCGTCATGGTCATCTGCCTGGAGCTGCTGTTCACCAAGTACGTGCAGCACCTGCCCGGCAAGGTCGCCGTGGCGCTCGGCGTCGGCCTGGTCGGCGTCGGGATGAACCTGTACGTGGCCGGGCCCGCCATGGCCATGTACGTCGTGGCGACGGTGGTGTGGACGGCCGGCGAGATGATCGGCACGCCGACCGCCTCGGCCTGGCCGGGCAAGGTCGCCCCCGAGCACCTGCGCGGCCGCTACATCGCCGCCGCCGCCTTCCCCATGCAGATCGGCTACGCGGTCGGCCCGGTGCTCGGCGTCGCCGCCTGGCAGCTGTCGCACGCGTCCGTGTGGTGGCTGTCCGGGCTGCTGACCGTGGGTGCCGTGGCGGCCGCCCTGGCCGGCATGAGCGAGCGCCGCGCGGACCCCGGCACCGGCACCGCCCCGGCCGGCGAGAAGCCGGCCGGACGCGGCGGACCGGTCGCCGCCGACACTCCCTGA
- a CDS encoding rod shape-determining protein, protein MTVSLEQLRRCHFAVDLGAARTRVYVKGAGLVVDQPSAAAVNTRSGALIAVGEFAERMTGRTPDYIKVVRPVSGGTVVDIEMAQRMLRHLLGDKMRRMLRRKPRLRAAACAPHDADPLAQRATVETLVGLGARRVELVDTLIAAAVGCGLPVERPEATMVMVCGAAATQVAVLSLGSIVAAERIPVGGEAVDHAIVQHLRHQHELMLPTQSVRPLHLALSGNGLTADGPASAEIHGRDVATGLARSVRVDTAAVRHAIQTPLTAVLDGIGKVLRDCPPDLVADLADRGIVMVGGSALLPGFDQMLRQATRMPVHIAERPDVCVAQGLGAMLEGRIEPLQLNPLAA, encoded by the coding sequence GTGACCGTCAGCCTGGAGCAGTTGCGCCGCTGCCACTTCGCCGTCGACCTGGGCGCGGCGCGTACCCGGGTGTACGTGAAGGGCGCCGGGCTGGTCGTGGACCAGCCCTCGGCCGCCGCCGTGAACACCCGCAGCGGCGCGCTCATCGCCGTGGGCGAGTTCGCGGAGCGGATGACGGGCCGCACTCCCGACTACATCAAGGTCGTACGGCCCGTCTCCGGCGGCACGGTGGTGGACATCGAGATGGCCCAGCGCATGCTGCGGCACCTGCTGGGCGACAAGATGCGCCGCATGCTGCGCCGCAAGCCCCGGCTGCGGGCGGCGGCCTGCGCCCCGCACGACGCCGACCCGCTGGCCCAGCGGGCGACCGTCGAGACGCTGGTCGGGCTGGGGGCGCGCCGGGTGGAGCTGGTGGACACGCTGATCGCCGCCGCGGTGGGGTGCGGGCTGCCGGTGGAGCGGCCGGAGGCCACCATGGTCATGGTGTGCGGGGCGGCGGCGACCCAGGTCGCGGTGCTCTCGCTGGGCTCCATCGTCGCCGCCGAGCGGATTCCGGTGGGCGGCGAGGCCGTGGACCACGCGATCGTGCAGCATCTGCGGCACCAGCACGAGCTGATGCTGCCCACCCAGTCGGTACGGCCGCTGCACCTGGCCCTGTCCGGCAACGGCCTCACCGCCGACGGCCCGGCGTCGGCCGAGATCCACGGCCGGGACGTGGCCACGGGACTGGCCCGCAGCGTGCGGGTGGACACCGCGGCCGTGCGCCACGCGATCCAGACCCCGCTGACGGCCGTCCTGGACGGCATCGGCAAGGTGCTGCGCGACTGCCCGCCCGACCTGGTGGCCGACCTCGCCGACCGCGGGATCGTGATGGTCGGCGGCTCGGCCCTGCTGCCCGGCTTCGACCAGATGCTGCGGCAGGCCACGCGGATGCCGGTGCACATCGCCGAACGCCCGGACGTGTGCGTGGCCCAGGGCCTGGGCGCGATGCTGGAGGGGCGGATCGAGCCGCTCCAGCTGAACCCGCTGGCCGCCTGA
- a CDS encoding M20 family metallopeptidase encodes MTSTPRTTGGTPDDPAPNRPAAVRLAGPGLLDEARRLAPGAIALRRALHRGPEQGLDLPATQRLVLDALDGLGLDIRTGRALSSVTATLTGAADGPAILLRADMDALPVTEDTGLPFASRGAGLMHACGHDAHMAMLVGAARLLAGRRAALPGRVVFMFQPGEEGHHGARLMIEEGVLEAAGGRAGAAFALHVHPNLPAGAVRLRPGPQMAASDLFRVVVRGRGGHASAPHTACDPVPVACEIVLALQTAVTRGVAADDSAVLSVTRLASGTAAGVIPDTAELSGTLRTLAEPTRRHLHEVIARVAHGVAAAHGATAEATVVPGYPVTANDPGFTGLVHRAAADALGTGAVEVLPAPQMTAEDFSYVLRAVPGALAFLGACPPGLSPDEAPALHSSRMTIDEDVIATGIACHAAVALAFLAG; translated from the coding sequence ATGACATCCACCCCCAGGACCACAGGCGGCACGCCGGACGACCCCGCCCCTAACCGGCCGGCGGCCGTCCGCCTCGCCGGGCCCGGCCTGCTCGACGAGGCACGCCGGCTGGCCCCCGGTGCCATCGCCCTGCGCCGCGCCCTGCACCGGGGCCCCGAGCAGGGCCTCGACCTGCCGGCCACCCAGCGCCTGGTCCTGGACGCGCTCGACGGCCTCGGCCTGGACATCCGCACCGGGCGCGCCCTGTCCTCCGTGACCGCGACGCTCACCGGGGCGGCCGACGGCCCGGCGATCCTGCTGCGCGCCGACATGGACGCGCTGCCGGTCACCGAGGACACCGGGCTGCCGTTCGCCTCGCGCGGCGCCGGGCTGATGCACGCCTGCGGGCACGACGCCCACATGGCGATGCTGGTGGGCGCGGCACGGCTGCTCGCCGGGCGGCGCGCGGCGCTCCCCGGGCGCGTGGTGTTCATGTTCCAGCCCGGCGAGGAGGGCCATCACGGAGCCCGTCTGATGATCGAGGAAGGAGTGCTGGAGGCGGCGGGCGGCCGGGCCGGTGCCGCCTTCGCCCTGCATGTGCACCCCAACCTGCCGGCCGGCGCGGTGCGGCTGCGGCCGGGACCCCAGATGGCGGCCTCCGACCTGTTCCGCGTCGTGGTCCGGGGGCGCGGCGGGCACGCCTCGGCGCCGCACACCGCCTGTGACCCGGTGCCGGTGGCCTGCGAGATCGTCCTCGCTCTGCAGACCGCCGTCACCCGGGGCGTGGCCGCCGACGACAGCGCCGTGCTCAGCGTGACCCGGCTGGCCTCGGGCACTGCGGCCGGTGTCATCCCCGACACCGCCGAACTCTCCGGCACCCTGCGCACGCTGGCCGAGCCGACCCGGCGGCACCTGCACGAGGTGATCGCCCGGGTCGCCCACGGGGTGGCCGCCGCGCACGGTGCCACGGCGGAGGCGACCGTCGTCCCCGGCTATCCGGTCACCGCCAACGACCCGGGCTTCACCGGCCTCGTCCACCGCGCCGCCGCCGACGCGCTCGGCACCGGCGCGGTGGAGGTCCTGCCCGCGCCGCAGATGACGGCGGAGGACTTCTCCTACGTGCTGCGGGCCGTCCCCGGCGCCCTCGCCTTCCTCGGCGCCTGCCCGCCGGGCCTTTCCCCCGACGAGGCCCCGGCGCTGCACTCGTCCCGCATGACCATCGACGAGGACGTGATCGCCACCGGCATCGCCTGCCACGCCGCGGTGGCCCTCGCCTTCCTGGCCGGCTGA